The Bacillus sp. (in: firmicutes) genome includes a region encoding these proteins:
- the rpsA gene encoding 30S ribosomal protein S1: MTEEMKQVEVQSFKTGDKVQGTVTKIEEKQVFVDIAGSKVDGIIPISELSSLHIDKASDVVSVGDELSLVVTKVEDELLVLSKRKLDAEKAWVELRERMAANETIEAEVKDVVKGGLVVDLGVRGFVPASLVEDYYVEDFSDYKGKTLSFKIVELDEEKNRLILSHRAVIEEEKEEKKKQLLERIEPGQVIEGKVQRITSFGAFVDIGGVDGLVHISQLSHEHVEKPEDVISEGQTVQVKVLSVDRDNGRISLSVKETLPGPWTNIAEKAPVGSVLEGVVKRLVSYGAFVEVFPGVEGLVHISQISNKHIGTPHEVLKEGQEVKVKVLDVNEEEHRLSLSMKELEEKEEMSKIDFQLPEESKGFQLGEVIGDKLKDLK, encoded by the coding sequence ATGACAGAGGAAATGAAACAAGTAGAGGTTCAATCATTTAAAACAGGTGATAAAGTTCAAGGAACCGTTACAAAAATTGAAGAAAAACAAGTGTTTGTAGATATTGCTGGGAGTAAAGTAGATGGGATTATCCCGATTAGTGAGTTATCTAGCTTGCATATTGACAAAGCATCTGATGTGGTAAGTGTAGGAGACGAGTTAAGTCTCGTTGTAACTAAAGTGGAAGATGAATTATTGGTTCTGTCGAAACGTAAGTTAGATGCAGAAAAAGCTTGGGTGGAATTAAGAGAAAGAATGGCAGCGAACGAAACGATTGAAGCAGAAGTGAAGGATGTTGTCAAAGGTGGTTTAGTGGTGGACCTTGGTGTTCGCGGATTTGTTCCTGCTTCGTTAGTGGAAGATTATTATGTCGAAGACTTTTCCGATTACAAAGGGAAAACACTGTCATTTAAAATCGTGGAATTAGATGAAGAAAAAAATCGCTTAATCTTATCACATCGAGCCGTTATTGAAGAAGAGAAAGAAGAAAAGAAAAAGCAACTTCTTGAACGTATTGAACCTGGTCAAGTGATAGAAGGTAAGGTCCAACGAATTACATCTTTCGGTGCGTTTGTTGATATCGGTGGGGTAGACGGTCTTGTGCATATTTCACAACTATCCCATGAACATGTAGAGAAGCCAGAAGATGTTATATCTGAGGGCCAAACGGTACAAGTAAAAGTCCTTTCCGTTGACCGGGATAATGGCCGTATTTCTTTATCCGTTAAAGAAACTCTTCCTGGTCCATGGACTAATATTGCCGAAAAAGCACCAGTTGGTTCTGTTTTAGAAGGTGTCGTAAAGCGTTTAGTATCTTACGGTGCTTTTGTAGAAGTATTCCCTGGTGTAGAAGGTCTTGTTCATATCTCCCAAATTTCAAACAAACATATTGGTACTCCACATGAAGTGCTTAAAGAAGGTCAAGAAGTAAAAGTAAAAGTATTAGACGTCAACGAAGAAGAACATCGCCTTTCCTTAAGCATGAAAGAACTTGAAGAAAAAGAGGAAATGTCAAAAATTGATTTCCAATTACCAGAAGAATCTAAAGGTTTTCAGCTTGGAGAAGTGATTGGAGATAAGTTGAAGGACTTGAAATAG
- a CDS encoding NAD(P)H-dependent glycerol-3-phosphate dehydrogenase, translated as MGLDKQSVAVLGAGSWGTALALVLADNGHDVRLWGHKEAQIQEINHYHTNEKYLPNIKLPASIKGYTSLLEALIGLETVIVAVPTKAIREVVRKMASCLNHPVTIVHVSKGIEPDTLMRISEMIEEEMPPSLLKDVVVLSGPSHAEEVSLRHPTTVTVTSKNMKAAEFVQDLFMNQNFRVYTNPDIVGVEIGGALKNIIALAAGITDGLGYGDNAKAALMTRGLAEISRLGTKMGANPLTFAGLAGIGDLIVTCTSVHSRNWRAGNMLGKGETVEEVLNSMGMVVEGIRTTKAAYQLAKKYNVSMPITEALYAVLFKGENPKKAVDALMNRMKTHEMEDLVNILDERLEDEK; from the coding sequence ATGGGATTGGATAAACAATCGGTAGCTGTTCTTGGAGCAGGTAGCTGGGGGACGGCGCTGGCGCTAGTACTTGCGGACAATGGCCACGATGTCCGTCTTTGGGGACATAAAGAAGCACAAATTCAAGAAATTAATCATTACCACACAAATGAAAAATATTTACCGAACATCAAACTGCCGGCCTCGATTAAAGGATATACGTCTTTATTGGAGGCTTTAATAGGATTAGAAACGGTGATTGTCGCCGTACCGACAAAAGCGATTCGCGAAGTTGTTCGAAAAATGGCCTCTTGTCTCAATCACCCGGTTACGATCGTTCATGTAAGTAAAGGAATTGAACCTGATACATTGATGCGAATTTCCGAAATGATTGAAGAGGAGATGCCACCATCTTTGTTAAAAGACGTCGTGGTATTATCAGGGCCATCGCATGCTGAAGAAGTGAGTTTACGTCATCCGACAACGGTTACAGTCACTTCGAAAAATATGAAAGCAGCGGAATTTGTACAAGATTTATTTATGAACCAAAATTTTCGTGTATATACGAATCCGGATATAGTAGGAGTTGAAATTGGTGGAGCCTTAAAAAATATTATCGCTCTAGCTGCTGGTATTACCGATGGCTTAGGATATGGTGATAATGCAAAAGCAGCATTGATGACACGAGGGCTTGCAGAAATTTCTCGCCTTGGAACGAAAATGGGGGCAAATCCCCTTACGTTTGCTGGACTTGCCGGTATTGGCGATTTAATCGTTACGTGTACGAGCGTGCATTCTCGAAACTGGCGAGCAGGAAATATGCTCGGCAAAGGGGAAACAGTAGAAGAAGTTCTAAATAGTATGGGAATGGTCGTTGAAGGGATTCGAACGACAAAAGCCGCTTACCAATTAGCGAAAAAGTACAATGTATCCATGCCTATAACGGAAGCGCTATATGCGGTTTTATTTAAAGGAGAAAATCCGAAAAAAGCGGTAGATGCATTGATGAATCGGATGAAAACACATGAAATGGAAGATTTAGTGAATATTCTTGATGAACGATTAGAAGATGAGAAATAA
- a CDS encoding YpzI family protein, whose protein sequence is MGKDRQEKKLRDSRRVESDRDQALHYPGATKVEKREQ, encoded by the coding sequence TTGGGCAAAGATCGTCAAGAAAAAAAGCTAAGAGATTCGCGCCGAGTGGAATCGGATCGAGATCAAGCATTGCATTATCCTGGGGCAACAAAAGTGGAAAAAAGAGAGCAATAA
- a CDS encoding YIEGIA domain-containing protein, protein MNEYVYPIVFGVIIGTAARIYMLKTDYRQYPTYLHGKIIHIALGFIAAGLGTVAVPAIMEEEFTAITFLTLAASQFREVRNMERNTLTELDQFELVPRGPTYIEGIAIAFESRNYLVIFTSFLTTLAYLVINVYAAIVIGILALLLSNRLKSGGKLKDIVEIEYVKPHFEGAGLYVDTIYIMNIGLKERQEEILKYGMGFILKPKNFNARSTIANLGQRQAILHDISTALGVYRDAGTPALVPLAKRDLDDGRVGVFVLPQEKDVEKALAIIGQVPTLENAIRMPTKSKANKKGRKLK, encoded by the coding sequence ATGAACGAGTACGTATACCCGATTGTATTTGGGGTGATTATCGGTACGGCCGCCAGAATTTATATGCTAAAAACGGATTATCGTCAATATCCAACGTATTTACATGGGAAAATTATTCATATCGCACTTGGTTTTATAGCCGCTGGATTAGGAACGGTAGCGGTACCAGCCATCATGGAAGAAGAATTTACCGCCATTACGTTTCTTACGTTAGCTGCTTCACAATTTCGAGAAGTACGAAATATGGAACGAAATACACTCACCGAGCTAGACCAATTTGAACTTGTCCCCCGCGGACCAACGTACATTGAAGGAATCGCCATTGCCTTTGAAAGTCGCAATTATTTAGTTATATTTACTTCATTTTTAACGACATTAGCCTATCTAGTTATTAATGTATATGCAGCGATTGTAATCGGTATCCTGGCCCTATTACTTTCAAATCGACTTAAGTCTGGTGGAAAGTTAAAAGATATCGTAGAAATCGAATATGTAAAACCGCATTTTGAAGGGGCCGGTTTATATGTTGATACGATATATATCATGAATATTGGTTTAAAAGAACGACAAGAAGAAATTTTAAAATACGGAATGGGCTTTATTTTAAAACCAAAAAACTTTAATGCCCGATCGACCATCGCCAATTTAGGACAACGTCAGGCGATATTACATGATATTTCAACTGCTCTTGGAGTCTATCGTGATGCTGGCACCCCAGCGCTAGTCCCATTAGCGAAACGAGATTTAGATGATGGTCGTGTCGGTGTTTTTGTCCTTCCACAGGAAAAAGATGTGGAAAAAGCTTTGGCGATCATCGGACAAGTTCCAACCCTTGAAAATGCTATTCGAATGCCGACGAAGTCCAAAGCGAATAAGAAAGGAAGAAAATTAAAATGA
- a CDS encoding YpfB family protein gives MKRVERIVLKLVVFHFVLLIVSQIAFHHLELFPPLNKLTMYEGVNKRSFTEMIEVMNRQ, from the coding sequence TTGAAACGAGTGGAACGAATTGTATTAAAGTTAGTTGTGTTTCATTTCGTTTTATTAATAGTTTCCCAAATTGCGTTTCATCATCTTGAGTTATTCCCACCACTAAATAAACTAACGATGTATGAAGGTGTGAATAAAAGAAGTTTCACCGAAATGATTGAGGTAATGAACCGACAATGA
- a CDS encoding type 2 isopentenyl-diphosphate Delta-isomerase — MSRAQRKQEHIRYALEIGQSRKNGFDDVIFVHQSLPECAIDQIELHTQIGELSISSPIFINAMTGGGGKQTEQINEQLAIAARETNIPMAVGSQMSALKDPTERTSYEIVRKVNPTGIIFANLGSEASVDQARMAVEMIEANALQIHLNVVQELTMPEGDKDFRGMVDRIQNIIEKVDVPVIVKETGFGMSREAAQTLTEIGVAAIDVGGYGGTNFAAIENARRKRMLNYFNDWGIPTVASIVETKEGAKDLDIIASGGIQTSLDVVKSISLGASLCGLAGFVLKKLQEHSIEGVIEEIQHIHEDIRFIMCALGAPHLSALRHIPLLITGKMREWLELRGLHPERFSMRSLKK, encoded by the coding sequence GTGTCGAGAGCTCAGCGTAAACAAGAACATATTCGGTATGCTCTTGAAATCGGTCAATCAAGAAAAAACGGTTTTGATGACGTGATATTTGTTCATCAAAGCTTACCCGAATGTGCAATCGATCAAATCGAATTGCATACACAAATAGGCGAACTTTCGATAAGTTCGCCTATTTTTATCAATGCAATGACGGGTGGTGGTGGCAAACAAACGGAACAAATCAATGAACAACTTGCCATTGCCGCTAGAGAAACAAACATTCCGATGGCAGTCGGTTCACAAATGTCCGCTCTTAAAGACCCTACGGAACGAACGTCGTATGAGATTGTGCGGAAAGTCAACCCTACAGGAATCATTTTTGCGAACCTCGGTTCTGAAGCTAGTGTTGACCAAGCACGGATGGCTGTTGAAATGATTGAAGCAAACGCTTTGCAAATTCATTTAAACGTCGTTCAAGAATTAACGATGCCGGAAGGAGATAAAGACTTCCGGGGAATGGTCGATCGAATTCAAAATATTATTGAAAAGGTAGATGTCCCCGTTATCGTGAAAGAAACCGGTTTTGGTATGAGTAGAGAAGCAGCACAAACACTTACGGAAATTGGTGTAGCGGCTATTGATGTCGGTGGATATGGAGGAACAAATTTTGCCGCCATTGAAAATGCTCGTCGTAAAAGAATGTTAAATTATTTTAATGATTGGGGGATTCCAACTGTTGCTTCCATTGTCGAAACAAAAGAGGGTGCGAAAGATCTCGATATCATTGCCTCTGGTGGTATTCAAACAAGCTTGGACGTCGTAAAGTCTATTTCCCTTGGGGCTTCCCTTTGCGGACTAGCCGGTTTTGTACTAAAAAAATTGCAAGAACATTCGATAGAAGGTGTTATTGAAGAAATACAGCATATACATGAAGATATCCGGTTTATCATGTGTGCATTAGGGGCGCCACATCTATCCGCTTTACGTCATATACCTCTTTTAATTACAGGGAAAATGAGAGAATGGCTTGAACTAAGAGGACTGCATCCAGAGCGATTTAGCATGCGCTCGTTAAAAAAATAA
- a CDS encoding HU family DNA-binding protein has product MNKTELINAVAETAELSKKDATKAVDAVFEVIQNALANGDKVQLIGFGNFEVRERAARKGRNPQTGEEIEIAASKVPAFKPGKALKEAVK; this is encoded by the coding sequence ATGAATAAGACAGAATTAATCAATGCTGTTGCTGAAACAGCTGAACTTTCTAAAAAAGATGCAACTAAAGCTGTTGATGCTGTTTTTGAAGTAATTCAAAACGCATTAGCAAACGGAGATAAAGTACAATTAATCGGTTTCGGTAACTTCGAGGTTCGCGAACGTGCGGCTCGTAAAGGACGTAACCCTCAAACTGGTGAGGAAATCGAAATCGCAGCAAGCAAAGTTCCTGCATTTAAACCAGGTAAAGCGCTTAAAGAAGCAGTAAAGTAA
- a CDS encoding flagellar brake domain-containing protein, with amino-acid sequence MLSIGMTLTLEPLDKEIREKYRTKVIDINGSHLYIDYPVNMETDKTVFLLNKTRLKVSFVDKYQQVFEFQTEVIGRKKGTVPMVALHYPGDVSLKKIQRRQYVRIQTAIDISLTFEDETFVTITEDISAGGLAVILPKEKSTLKKGLIGKCWLVLPMAVNQYEYIIVDCKIIRIFERDHMLIASLQFVDLDEASRQKIIRFCFDRQIDLKKKGLI; translated from the coding sequence ATGTTGAGCATTGGTATGACATTAACACTTGAACCACTTGATAAGGAAATACGTGAAAAATATCGTACAAAAGTCATTGACATAAACGGTTCTCACCTTTACATCGATTATCCTGTGAACATGGAAACTGATAAGACGGTCTTTTTATTAAACAAGACCCGGTTAAAAGTAAGTTTTGTTGATAAATATCAACAAGTTTTCGAATTTCAAACCGAGGTTATCGGTCGAAAAAAAGGAACGGTCCCGATGGTGGCTCTTCATTATCCAGGGGACGTTTCGTTAAAAAAAATACAACGAAGACAATACGTCCGTATTCAAACCGCCATTGATATTTCTCTCACCTTTGAAGATGAAACGTTTGTAACAATTACAGAAGACATTAGCGCCGGAGGGTTAGCGGTCATCTTACCCAAAGAAAAGTCTACATTAAAAAAAGGTCTTATTGGAAAATGTTGGCTTGTCCTTCCTATGGCGGTTAACCAATATGAATACATAATAGTAGATTGTAAAATTATAAGAATATTTGAAAGAGATCACATGCTAATTGCCTCACTACAGTTTGTAGATTTAGATGAGGCGAGCCGCCAAAAAATCATTCGTTTTTGTTTTGATCGTCAAATCGATTTGAAGAAAAAAGGACTTATATAG
- a CDS encoding DUF2768 domain-containing protein has translation MSPAMMKMWISFAAMGAMFVSILAIYMSRYKLKGFFKWIVALLAYIFMISGGLMMLYVVLSGPTV, from the coding sequence ATGTCTCCAGCAATGATGAAAATGTGGATTTCATTTGCGGCGATGGGGGCGATGTTTGTATCGATCTTAGCCATCTATATGAGCCGTTATAAATTAAAAGGATTTTTTAAATGGATTGTAGCTTTACTCGCTTATATATTTATGATATCAGGTGGATTAATGATGCTATATGTAGTATTAAGTGGACCGACGGTATAG
- the spoIVA gene encoding stage IV sporulation protein A, which produces MERVDIFKDIAERTGGDIYLGVVGAVRTGKSTFIKKFMELVVLPNINNEADRARAQDELPQSAAGRTIMTTEPKFVPNQAVSVHVGEGLDVNIRLVDCVGYTVPGAKGYEDENGPRMIHTPWYEEPIPFHEAAEIGTRKVIQEHSTIGVVITTDGTIGEIHRHDYIEAEERVVEELKEVGKPFIIIINSARPYHPETEQLRAQLTEKYDIPVLAMSVESMREADVLNVLREALYEFPVLEVNVNLPSWVMVLKENHWLRENYQDAVKETVKDIKRLRDVDRVVHLFGEYDYIERAGLAGIDMGQGIAEIDLYAPDELYDQVLKEIVGVEIRGKDHLLELMQDFAHAKAEYDQIADALKMVKQTGYGIAAPTLADMSLEEPEIIRQGSRFGVRLKAVAPSIHMIKVDVESEFAPIIGTEKQSEELVRYLMQDFEDDPLSIWNSDIFGRSLSSIVRDGIQAKLALMPENARYKLKETLERIINEGSGGLIAIIL; this is translated from the coding sequence TTGGAAAGAGTAGATATTTTTAAAGATATTGCAGAACGTACAGGAGGCGACATCTATTTAGGAGTCGTTGGAGCAGTTCGAACAGGAAAATCGACATTTATTAAAAAGTTTATGGAGCTCGTCGTCCTTCCTAATATTAATAACGAAGCTGATCGGGCGCGGGCGCAAGATGAACTTCCCCAAAGTGCAGCCGGTCGAACGATAATGACAACAGAGCCGAAATTTGTTCCTAATCAAGCTGTTTCGGTACATGTTGGTGAAGGATTAGACGTAAATATTCGGTTAGTAGATTGTGTCGGTTACACCGTTCCCGGAGCGAAGGGGTACGAAGACGAAAATGGGCCGCGGATGATTCATACGCCATGGTATGAGGAACCAATTCCATTTCATGAAGCTGCTGAAATCGGCACAAGAAAAGTGATTCAAGAACATTCAACGATTGGTGTTGTTATTACAACAGATGGTACGATTGGGGAAATTCATCGACATGACTACATTGAAGCAGAAGAGCGGGTTGTTGAAGAGTTAAAAGAAGTAGGAAAGCCGTTTATCATCATCATAAATTCCGCACGTCCTTACCATCCGGAAACAGAGCAATTACGAGCACAACTCACCGAAAAATACGATATTCCTGTGTTAGCAATGTCTGTTGAAAGCATGCGTGAAGCAGATGTGTTAAATGTTCTTCGAGAAGCACTGTATGAATTCCCGGTACTTGAAGTGAATGTCAATTTGCCGAGCTGGGTGATGGTGTTAAAGGAAAATCATTGGCTTCGTGAAAATTATCAAGACGCGGTCAAAGAAACCGTAAAAGATATTAAGAGATTACGAGATGTGGATCGAGTTGTTCATTTGTTTGGGGAATATGACTATATTGAGCGTGCCGGGTTAGCTGGAATCGATATGGGGCAAGGAATTGCCGAAATTGATTTATACGCACCTGATGAATTGTACGACCAAGTATTAAAAGAAATTGTAGGGGTCGAAATTCGTGGAAAAGACCATCTGCTTGAGCTTATGCAAGATTTTGCTCATGCGAAAGCTGAGTATGATCAAATTGCAGATGCATTAAAAATGGTGAAGCAAACTGGGTATGGAATTGCCGCCCCTACACTAGCAGATATGAGTTTAGAAGAACCAGAAATTATTCGTCAAGGGTCACGTTTTGGAGTCCGTTTAAAAGCAGTTGCTCCATCGATTCATATGATTAAAGTAGATGTGGAATCGGAGTTTGCTCCAATTATTGGAACAGAAAAACAAAGTGAAGAATTGGTTCGTTACTTAATGCAAGACTTCGAAGATGATCCGTTATCCATTTGGAATTCTGATATTTTCGGACGAAGCTTAAGCTCCATCGTTCGTGACGGTATTCAAGCCAAATTAGCCCTTATGCCAGAGAACGCTCGTTATAAATTAAAAGAAACATTAGAACGGATTATCAATGAAGGCTCCGGTGGATTAATTGCAATAATTTTATAA
- a CDS encoding (d)CMP kinase, with translation MNKPIQIAIDGPAAAGKSTVAKIIAEKLSFIYIDTGAMYRALTYKALKNHVDVNDEKALLELLKETTIELKQGEEGQLVYLDGEDVTIDIRTSEVTNHVSIVAKHGLVREEMVKRQQQFAEQGGVVMDGRDIGTHVLPNAEVKIFLLASVEERAKRRHEENLKRGFPSSLENLIEEIARRDQLDSEREVAPLKKAKDAIEIDTTSLSINQVVDRIMRVIEERTR, from the coding sequence ATGAACAAACCAATTCAAATTGCGATCGATGGTCCTGCTGCTGCGGGAAAAAGTACAGTAGCAAAAATCATCGCAGAAAAATTATCTTTTATTTATATTGATACTGGCGCCATGTATCGTGCCTTAACGTATAAAGCCTTAAAGAATCACGTAGATGTAAATGATGAAAAGGCGCTATTGGAATTATTAAAAGAAACGACGATTGAATTGAAACAGGGGGAAGAAGGACAATTAGTGTATCTTGACGGTGAAGACGTGACGATTGATATTCGAACTTCTGAAGTTACGAATCATGTGTCCATCGTTGCCAAACACGGTCTCGTTCGGGAAGAAATGGTCAAACGACAGCAACAATTTGCTGAACAAGGAGGAGTCGTCATGGATGGGCGCGATATCGGAACGCATGTGTTACCGAATGCAGAAGTAAAAATTTTCCTGTTAGCAAGCGTCGAGGAACGTGCCAAAAGACGTCATGAAGAAAATTTAAAAAGAGGATTTCCTTCTTCGTTAGAGAATTTAATAGAGGAGATTGCTCGTCGCGACCAATTAGATTCTGAAAGAGAAGTTGCGCCATTAAAAAAAGCAAAAGATGCGATTGAAATCGATACAACCTCATTATCAATAAATCAAGTGGTTGATCGTATCATGAGAGTGATTGAGGAAAGGACGCGATGA
- the der gene encoding ribosome biogenesis GTPase Der — protein sequence MAKPVVAIVGRPNVGKSTIFNRIVGERISIVEDVPGVTRDRIYSSAEWLNTEFNIIDTGGIEIGDEPFLEQIRQQAEIAIDEADVILFITNGREGITAADEEVAKILYKSNKPVVLAVNKIDNPEMREQIFDFYSLGFGEPYPISGSHGIGLGDVLDAVVSHFPKKDVKEYEDDVIKFCLIGRPNVGKSSLVNAILGEERVIVSDIAGTTRDAVDTPYTYNGQKYVIIDTAGMRKKGKIYESTEKYSVLRALRAIERSDVVLVVLNAEEGIREQDKRIAGYAHEAGRAIVIVVNKWDAIEKDEKTMRQFEQKIRDHFLFLDYAPIVFLSAKTKKRLHTLLPMINMASENHALRIQSSVLNDVIMDAVAMNPTPTDNGRRLKIFYATQVAVKPPTFVIFVNDPELLHFSYERFLENRIRDAFGFEGTPIKIIARARK from the coding sequence ATGGCGAAACCAGTTGTTGCAATCGTGGGTCGACCAAACGTAGGGAAGTCGACGATTTTTAACCGTATTGTTGGGGAACGTATTTCTATTGTGGAAGACGTCCCAGGAGTAACGAGGGACCGCATTTACAGTTCGGCTGAATGGCTGAATACAGAATTTAATATTATCGATACTGGTGGAATTGAAATTGGTGACGAGCCATTTTTAGAGCAAATTCGTCAGCAAGCGGAAATTGCTATTGATGAAGCAGACGTCATTTTGTTTATAACGAACGGTCGGGAAGGAATCACCGCGGCAGATGAAGAAGTTGCAAAAATATTGTATAAATCCAATAAACCTGTTGTTTTAGCTGTTAATAAAATTGATAACCCCGAAATGCGGGAACAAATATTTGATTTTTATTCCCTAGGCTTCGGTGAACCGTATCCAATCTCAGGTTCCCATGGCATTGGACTTGGGGATGTGTTAGACGCTGTAGTAAGCCATTTTCCTAAAAAAGACGTGAAAGAATATGAAGACGATGTGATTAAGTTTTGTTTAATTGGACGACCGAATGTAGGCAAATCTTCATTAGTCAATGCTATTTTAGGAGAAGAGCGTGTCATTGTAAGTGACATCGCTGGTACAACGCGTGATGCCGTTGATACACCATATACGTATAATGGTCAAAAATACGTTATTATCGATACCGCAGGGATGCGTAAAAAAGGAAAAATATACGAAAGTACCGAAAAGTACAGTGTATTACGTGCTTTACGCGCCATTGAACGTTCCGATGTCGTTTTAGTCGTTTTAAACGCGGAAGAAGGAATCAGGGAGCAAGACAAACGGATTGCCGGCTATGCACACGAAGCGGGCCGAGCGATCGTGATTGTCGTGAATAAGTGGGATGCAATTGAAAAAGATGAAAAAACGATGCGTCAATTTGAACAAAAAATTCGAGATCACTTCTTATTCCTTGATTATGCTCCAATTGTCTTTTTATCTGCCAAAACGAAAAAACGGTTACACACACTTCTTCCAATGATTAATATGGCAAGTGAAAATCACGCTCTTCGCATCCAATCAAGTGTGTTAAATGACGTCATCATGGATGCGGTGGCTATGAATCCAACACCGACTGACAATGGACGACGGTTGAAAATTTTCTATGCCACACAAGTAGCTGTGAAGCCACCTACATTTGTCATTTTTGTAAATGATCCAGAATTGCTTCACTTCTCGTACGAACGATTTTTAGAAAACCGTATTCGTGATGCATTCGGATTTGAAGGAACGCCAATCAAAATTATTGCACGAGCACGAAAATAG
- a CDS encoding 1-acyl-sn-glycerol-3-phosphate acyltransferase, protein MTFYSFAKFVAGSILKPLYRIEVKGVEHFPKDGGVLVCANHIDNLDPPTVGVTSPRPIHFMAKEELFRVPVLNYIITKLGAFPVKRGMSDREALKKGLAVLREGNVLGLFPEGTRSKTGELGKGLAGAGFFALRTEAHVVPCAIIGPYKPFRRVKVVYGKPLSMRELKERKASAEEATEYIMSHIKKLIDENK, encoded by the coding sequence GTGACATTTTATTCGTTTGCCAAATTTGTCGCAGGATCCATCCTTAAGCCGTTATATCGAATAGAAGTAAAAGGAGTAGAACACTTTCCAAAAGACGGTGGGGTACTTGTTTGTGCCAACCATATTGACAACTTAGATCCTCCTACGGTAGGTGTCACTTCTCCTCGTCCGATTCATTTTATGGCAAAAGAAGAATTATTTCGTGTTCCCGTGTTAAACTATATAATCACCAAATTAGGTGCCTTCCCAGTTAAACGTGGAATGAGTGATCGAGAAGCGTTAAAGAAAGGGCTTGCTGTTTTACGTGAAGGAAATGTTCTCGGTTTGTTTCCGGAAGGGACAAGAAGTAAAACAGGAGAATTAGGTAAGGGATTAGCCGGAGCTGGATTTTTCGCTCTTCGTACAGAAGCTCATGTTGTCCCTTGTGCCATTATTGGTCCCTATAAGCCGTTTCGTCGAGTAAAAGTAGTTTACGGTAAACCATTAAGTATGAGAGAATTAAAAGAAAGGAAAGCTTCGGCTGAAGAAGCGACTGAATATATTATGTCCCATATTAAAAAACTAATAGATGAAAATAAATAA